CAACGCCATAGGTGTGACATGTTTGTTTAACCCTATTAACTTAATGACAATGCCCCTAACCACTTCAATCAATACAGTTAACAATCATAATATAATCTTAAAAACCTCTCCTATTGATTAATCCGATACGGTTTTACGTATATATTTACTTTCCGTTAACATTAATTTTGCGAGGTTAATATTTAACCAGCAAGATTTTACCAAACGGATGATTTCCATTATTATTTCCTCTCACAACCAATTATATTTTGACCAATTAAGGAAAAATATAGAACCCAGTATTGGCGTTCCATATGAACTAATACAAATATGGAATCCAGGCACCTATAGCATAAATGAAGCATACCAGAAAGGCCTAGAACAATCTCAATACGATAACCTTCTGTACATACATAAGGATATCGAATTCTTAGATCAAAATTGGGGTATTGAACTATTGAAGTTTTTAAAAATTGAGAATTTGGGATTAGTGGGTCTTGCTGGCAGCAATTATTATCCTATTCCTCCTACAGATTGGTTTGTTTCGTTTAAACATAGTTTTATCAATAGATCATTCAATATTACCGAAGTGAGCATCTTAAAAGTACAACAGAAAAAATTAAAATGAATTGGTTTCTTCTCAAGTTATTTGTGAAGTAAAAGTATTCGCCAAAAAAAAAGCCCCTTCCCAGGGGCTTTTGCATCAAATTCCCAATTTATTGAATTACTTCAATATCTTTCTTTGCGGAATGCGTTCCTCCGAACATATCCACTGCTTCTACTTCTACAGTATGATTACCAGCTTTCAGCTTCGGTAATTTCAGTTTCCAAAGGTGCGCTGAATTCACAGGTTCACTTGGCCTTCTGCCGACAACTAAAGATTCCGCTCCGTCATATTCCAACAGGCTCTTCAAATATGCAGGATCAGTCCCTTCTACTTTATCCATAATGATCCAATCGGCATTGTCGATTCTATAACGTACTTGATCATTTGGAGAACCCAAGAAGAAGTTAGCATAGATATTATAGCGAGCAGAATATTTAGCCTTAACCA
The Sphingobacterium daejeonense genome window above contains:
- a CDS encoding glycosyltransferase, whose product is MISIIISSHNQLYFDQLRKNIEPSIGVPYELIQIWNPGTYSINEAYQKGLEQSQYDNLLYIHKDIEFLDQNWGIELLKFLKIENLGLVGLAGSNYYPIPPTDWFVSFKHSFINRSFNITEVSILKVQQKKLK